The following coding sequences are from one Chlamydiota bacterium window:
- a CDS encoding homoserine kinase — protein sequence MGKTIRIKVPASTSNLGSGFDTLGLALELVNEIEISISGKSLSVEIEGEGAQELPKNGSNLFVQAMDLGFKSCGKTRPKGLQVRMVNHIPLARGLGSSASAIIGGLLAAQKISHKSLSDQEVLQLALKLEEHPDNLVPALVGGLSLSILEGREVVFLALPIPVGLQVVMTIPEFKLSTKKARAVLPKKVPFRDAVFNLGRSSFLTAALVAGRYDLLKLAVKDRLHQPYRFVLTPKMKKVFDLASEAGGCGTVVSGSGPSILTFLNHHDVPSDLVKALTEQLDHQKIQAQVKVLNISRQGAVVEEV from the coding sequence ATGGGAAAGACCATCCGAATCAAAGTACCTGCTTCAACCAGTAATTTAGGATCAGGTTTTGATACCTTAGGCCTTGCCTTAGAACTAGTTAACGAAATTGAAATTTCCATTTCCGGGAAATCTCTTTCAGTGGAGATTGAGGGTGAAGGGGCTCAAGAATTACCTAAGAATGGAAGTAATTTGTTTGTTCAGGCTATGGATTTAGGCTTTAAATCTTGTGGGAAGACGCGTCCTAAGGGATTACAAGTTCGAATGGTTAATCATATTCCCTTGGCTCGAGGTTTGGGAAGCAGTGCTTCAGCGATCATTGGTGGCCTTTTAGCTGCTCAGAAAATTTCTCACAAATCTCTTTCGGATCAAGAGGTTCTTCAGTTGGCTTTAAAGTTAGAGGAACATCCTGATAATCTTGTTCCCGCTTTGGTTGGAGGATTATCTCTCTCTATTTTGGAAGGAAGAGAGGTTGTTTTTTTAGCGCTTCCTATTCCTGTAGGGCTTCAAGTGGTTATGACTATTCCAGAATTTAAGCTCTCGACTAAAAAGGCTCGAGCGGTCCTTCCTAAAAAGGTTCCTTTTCGAGATGCTGTCTTTAATTTGGGTCGTTCCTCTTTCTTGACAGCAGCTTTAGTTGCGGGTAGGTATGATTTATTGAAACTGGCTGTGAAAGATAGGCTTCATCAGCCTTATCGCTTTGTCCTGACCCCCAAAATGAAGAAAGTCTTTGATCTGGCATCTGAAGCTGGAGGATGTGGAACGGTTGTCAGTGGATCAGGCCCCTCGATTCTCACCTTTCTTAATCATCATGATGTTCCATCTGATCTTGTCAAGGCTTTGACGGAACAGTTAGATCATCAAAAAATTCAAGCTCAAGTAAAGGTTTTGAATATTTCTCGCCAGGGGGCAGTGGTGGAGGAAGTATAA